The DNA window ctctcagagtttttcagaattatttcaaactttagcgaaagcggttctgaattgaCTCGCGCCTATTCCAGATCGctattgaaaaggttgtatatatggtgaaaccacaaaataattgggattaacaatgaaaggatatACTATTGAATCAATTCGTTACACCAATGAAAAACGATTAACTTCTATTTTGATAAACTTTGTTTCCAATGCTttgataatggatgaagcaaaaagacaaacacttggtgataatattcaaattgattgtgattcaatgtgtggtgaattgtgatgtttacacaagttcttaatacacaattttaacacttgaatcgttgatcaatttgcaattataaccaaatatgaacagaacgtaaatgaaaagataaaagtgataagaacacgatatttgttcaggcagttcgtcgatcatcctcgctacgactacatctgcccccaattccaaacgggaattggaaagtcttccattattattgaaagcagtttatacaaagaagataacaaagcgataaacaataaaccgattttttcgatcctttgaatcttcttcccccttaatcttgagccagatcaaggtcttccaagagcttcactttgatccctttctgcagtgtcttgaattgcttgaacccttgttcttcaatcttcacactcagctggatccttgatgaagcctcttgataaaaactcccaaaattcaccaatcttggaggacaaaaccctcagattttattcaccagaaaccccacaaatcttcacccactaggaatcttcaattccgttccatggacgttatcgatcttgaacgcaaaccctcaacgcaaaaatgattgtgtgtagttgtgttggagttgtgtcgatgatcgatGATGAGaaacctttgtgtatctttcagttgttggtgttaatccttcaataattcacattagataatatatatgagagctgatcagttggagcatagcagatctgcaattttggcctttttgagcaaataggtcgacctcttgtagtgcttaggtcgacctaacagaactgGATTCAACTTGGATGAAATTCttgccagttaggtcgacctgtcgaaggtttaggtcgaccagaattctgtTGAAACATGTTCtgaagacttttcttcagtttaggtcgacctagttgttatgtgagTCGGCCTAACAGTGagatatgtaaatttcatcattttaggtcgacctggagtgtgagtaggtcgacctgtctGTGGAATTTCTGAATCTTCTATGTTTTCcttgttttgagtcgacctagatgcagatcaggtcgacctgatttgtcttgaatagccaaacttgcttttccttgagttcttttgcttgtgccttgttgcttgtttgcttgtggagttttccatgaatcaaaaactccttTGTGAGTGTGGACTTGTATTCACACATGATATTAGACTTTTTGAGATAGTGGGTATTCAACCATTTTATCCACAATTTATCTGGTTTAACTTGTATGTTCCACAACAACTTCACTATTGTTGCTTGATTCCAAACTATGAGAGGAATTATGTTTAAACCTCCAGCGACCTGAGGGTTGCATATCGCATCCCAAAAGATTGGAGCTTTCCTCTTACCATTACTAGTGCCACTCCAAATAAATCTACAACATAtgctttcaatttgtttaatCACACTCTTAGGAAGAGGGAATACTTGCATCCAATAAGTCGTGACAACAAGCAACACACTTCTGATCAACTAATGTTTACCAGCATGTTGTACCCAATTTTTGACCTTGATGTCCCATCCCATTTTGCATTGAATGTCAATAtgtgatcatcattatcatcattcatgcatcatcattagtatatgtcatttaattttgttttaaagttTTATGGTTCATATTGTTTTCTCCCGAATTCATAAGATGTATGTCAAATAAATGTATGATATCTATATGGTTGGATTCGTAGTAAAAAAAGAGCAACTTTCATTTTTATATCACTagaaatggttgagaattgagaacGTTTCAAAATATACCATTGTTGGTtctcacgaagaagatgaagttcaaaATGGTGGgaaataaatttttattcatctcactataaatttttatttgaaatagtttaaaattttttgaacaagcataggctagtagctcaattggtagcaggaattgctatgaatatgtacttaacccctaggtacatggttcgattccagcgggaggcaaaaacaatatttcctgggcagccgataagcggacctaggggggattattgattaagctggtgacatgcttggtaggccggaagccctgcggggtaagcggaaatccagggtgttacattaaaaggcgcctttttatgtaacagcccgagccttcggcgttcccggcactattacctcacgaacttctctacccccctcaatagtagagtttttgcctttcgtgggaatcgaaccatgtaccctggggttcaagtacatgttcaatccattcccactatgtaacagcccgagccttcggcgttcccggcactattacctcacgaacttctctacccccctcaatagtagagtttttgcctttcgtgggaatcgaaccatgtaccctggggttcaagtacatgtttaATCCATGTACCCCCcctcaattggtagtgggaatggattgaacatgtacttgaaccccagggtacatggttcgattcccacgaaaggcaaaaactctactattgaggggggtagagaagttcgtgaggtaatagtgccgggaacgccgaaggctcgggctgttacaccTTTAAGTTCTTTGTATGTCTAGGGTTTGGGGTTTGAATCCCCCCCGCCCCTgaccttttttattcttttatttttttcaaggaTTTTCTACTTGTTGTTACTTCTTCTTCTAGATGGGCCTTATGACTAACTACAACACCTGGCCTAGTGGCTAAGATTTTAAGCTATGATCAAGAAGGAGCgtagacatggcaataaaacccagacctacgggtacccacccgaacccgccccgaagttgacagggaaaacccgctttgactgggcttgggttcgggtttgggttttcctcgattagaaaacatggggatgggtcgggtaatggggacactagtacccaccccgaacccgtccccgaacccgccccgtttatttcaatatgtacattattatttatatttcataatttatattattaaatatgtggctaatgttttaataatttgatttgtatttattattttaaatatttgaaatatatgtatgaaattttttgagtttgttctattttgttatttataatgtaatttgatttttgaaaaagtaaatatttttattaaaaaaattgattttacgaaatacatggtggcggggcggggatatCCGAACCCAACCCAAACCCGTTAaggacgggtttgggttttaattccccatccccgtttgggtttggggcgggtaacgggaattgattggggattcggatttgggtttgggggaggtaaaaacTCATCCCCaacccgccccgttgccatgcctaaaGGAGCGGGTTCAAGTCCCCTTAGGTGTAAAACCCAAATTtctatcacttgtttttgttaatttatttcataactttcattatttatttaaaatagtatatcaacttattttcatttgattttttgttaacaaattttaaaaatccgatgaataataataataataataataataataataataatagttattattattattattattattattattattattattattattattattatatgttgatggctatttttctaaattttttgtaAGAGAATTAAAGAATATTATCACTTTTTAGTGATTATtatgaaatatttttttctttaaaacaaCTTATTATTACTACCAAAAACAATTACAACTAACAGATTCAAGGGGATTCAGGCAGAGCAAAATAAACTCACCACACTAAAGCTACCACATTATTCTATGCATAAAGTTTCATAATTTACATGAATATTAATATCTTTATGCATAACACATCTAGCGACTATGTTTTCTCTAATGGTTTTTTATTTATATCTTTATCAGTAACTTGTTGTAGAAAAACTTTAGCATTTCTATCTCTATATTTCATATATGGTTTCAACTATAGCAAGCTTTAAAAGCTTTCTTCTTCAGCCCTTTCTCTTGGTTTCCTGTATGATCCACATGCTCTCCATACTCCAAGTCGTAGGGGTCCTGTagaaaccaatccaatccatACTTCCTTTCCAAATATTTCTTGAGTTTGTGCAagcaaaaaatatgtgttttatattttcattatGATCACAGTACACACACTTACCATTTGTTGTTACTCTATACTTTTCCAACCTTTCTTTAGTTCCAAGTCTCCAATTTAGCGTGAGTCAAAGGATGAAAACTAATATGGTTGAGTTGGGTTGCTGAAGAAGATTTTTTCCAaccaattttctctttatctcctCTCAGCTCTTTGTACATAGTTTTTGTCTTATACTTGCCCATGTGAATGACCCCCCTACTATTGAGTTTGCTCTACATTCTCTCTAACTTTCAGGATATTTTTCAGAATCCATAAGCAATTCTCGATATACTAGGTATTAATCCACTTAACCCATAACTTGTCAGTTTTACTATGTATGTTATAGAGGAGCTTCCCCATAGTTGCTTGGTTTCATTCTAAGAGGGATGTAATATTGATACCTCTTGCACACTTAGGGTTGCACACTTAGTCCCAAGCAATTGGTACCTTTTTATAGATCTCCTATTTACCACTTCACAGAAAATTTCTACGTATGGCTTCCAAATGCTTTATGACTTTTTTTGGGAAAGGGAGAGCCTACATCCAGAAGTTTGAAATAGCAAACAGAGCACTCTGAATCGACCGTTGTTTTCCAGCATAACTAAGCAGCCTTACATACCAATGTTTTATCTTAGTAATTATATTGTCAATTAGGGGTCAGGATTTGTGAACAATCAATTTCCTACTTGATAAAGGAACTCCTAGGTACTCAAATGGAAGCATACCATTGGAGAAGTTAGTCACATCCAAGATTTTCTGTCTCACATTGTCTTAAACTCCACCAAAATAAACTTTGTATTTTGCAAGGTTAAGTCTTAATCTAGTGGACTTTGAGAAGTTTGAAAACTCCTTCATCATGAGCTGGGCTGATTGGTCATCACCTCTTGTGAAAAGAATGAGGTCATCTGTAAAACAAATATTTGTTAGATGTAATTTTTCTGACTTTGGATGGAAGTTAAACTCTGGATTATTTTGTAAATTCCTCAGGCATCGATGCAGGTACTTCATGATTAAGGCAAATAAGAGAGGGGATATGGACCCCTTGTCTTAAACCCATCTTAACCTTCAAATGCTTCTTATACTATCCATTGATGACATACTTGTATTAAACAATACTCACACATGTCATGGTCCATCTCATTTCTCTCACAATGGTTTCCGATGTTGACCACTCTACAGTATCACAGGCtttatgcaaatcaatttgaatgGCACATGTGGGAGAAACATGTTTTCTGTTATCGCCTATAAGCAGTTCATGAGCTATTATGACATTGTCATGAATTAGTGTTCCAAGAACAAAAGCTGCTTGGTTCTCATCAACTACTACGTTGATCACCTTGCTCAATCTAGATGTAAGAATTTTTTAGATGATTTTGTAGAGGGTGGTACATCAAGCTATAGATCTCATTTCTTTCAGACTTGTTGCAATAACAGTTTTAGAGATCAAAGTGACCAAAGGACAGTTGAAAGCTGCAAGAAGTATATTGCACTCAAAGAACTCTTCAATAAGAACTCCCACATCTGTTTTGATGACACTCCAAGCAAACTTGAAGAACTTGGCATTAAAGTCCAAGCATAtgtgattttttaaatttaataatataactttaaaaaatatataaaaacaataaaatggaatgtttttttaaagtaaataaaagaacaggtggaaaaataaaaagaagttatTAGTATATTAAACTGTAAATACTATCAATCAATCATCATCCATAtatctaattaaattatttttttatttaaaaaaatttaatgacatgacacatttatgattttctattggatgagaGTGTAAAGGGACCTTTTAACTCTCTTATTCGGCAAGGGCTTTATAGCAATTTAAAAAAGAGTTTATCGTTGAAGTGTGGTCCACCGTATACACCCCCATATATCAACGGAGTTATAACGAACCGTTACATTGTTTCTAATTGATAACTACGCGCGTTTTTGTGTTttcgtttcttcttcttcttcttcaatttgcATACTTCAGTGTTACCAAAACGATTCGTTTTGGTTCCATTTGATTTGATTCACGTTTTGATATGAACCCTAATTTCCTTTCCTCAACTTTCACAGTCTGTGACTGAAAAACGCGAGGTAGCGTGGTGAATTTCGATGGAATTTGAAGAAGCGCATGAAAATCTCTATGCTATAAGACTCTTATATAGACTTCTTGTAGCAGGTGATTGAGAGAGCTAGAGCATTATTGAAAAGTTTACTTGATATTGCTGTTGAAGTTGTTTTTGAGACTCATTTGAAGGTTTTCATTCTTACTATTCACCATTGTACAAAAActcttttccatttttgttttattaaatgCTTTTATGGGGATGATGTAAAATGAAATCATCTCGATATTTTGTTTGGATTCTGTTTAATTGAGAATTAGGTTTTGAGTAATAATAATGTGAATGCTTTATAGTTTATATGGTCTTGGTAAGCATGCAGAAGAATCATTGCAAATGTTAGGCATAAAAGTTGGCTAGTCCAATTTCAACAATAATATGCCACTGCGGAGTGCTTCCTGATTTACTGAATGTCTAGAACAGAAGGGCGATTTCTTGGatgatttggttaatgcaataaaAAGAATTGAAGCTCGCATTTTGGCTTTTAAACTTTGCTTGAATTTGGTGGATTCTAGTAAGAGCAACAATGCAGTTCGCGATCCTTTACAGAAAGTAGCTATTTTGGAAAGTCCTAAAATACAGAGAAAAGACAGTGCTGCAAGAAGTCGGTTTAATTGTAAAAATACTCTCTTGGAAGGACATAAGCAAATGAATCAGCACACTTGTGATTCAAGTTCTAAAGGTGGAAAATTTGATTTCAGAAAATGCAGCTGAGGAACCCTTTTTAGATGGAAATGAATCATTGAGTCAGAGTCAGGCTATATATCAGAATTGTAGGCTTCATACTAATAATGCAGAATTTGCAAAGAGCGTTAGCATACCAAATCATATTAGTTACAGAAGTTACAAAGTTTTGTCAGAAAATCCCCAATAGCAGGTTGGTCTAAGCCTGATCTGAATCATAAGGAAAGGAATTCTGAATCTTCCCATGCACACAAGTTACAAAGATTTACACCCACTGTTGCCCAAAGAGAAAAGCCACTGCCTCACCAGATGGTAATAAAGCCAGCTCTATCGGACCAAAGATCGAATGAGATTAAAGTGAATCCTCATAAACATAGAGATCAACCAGTTTTAGACAGGAGAGGAACTCATAAGACAGGTCATGTTAAACCTTGTAAAACCAGGGTTCAACCCCAACTTCATGAACCAGAAGAATCAAGCTCGAATTCTGATTCTTCTTCCCAATGGGCTTCTCATCAAGACAATGCCAATACTGGTAGTGAATCTAAGGAATCCTTGTCGGTTCGTACACAAGGTTCCAAATCGGGAAGGATGGTTGATGCATTATATGAAGGAAGCTCAGAAGAGAGTAGTGATTCAGATTTCAATAAAGACAATGTCCAGTCACATAGAGTTGGAAGTTTTAAATCTTATGGATATTACAATGAAAGAAATCTAGAGAAAGCAATTGGCGGCCTAAAGAGACTGAAAAATAAGTTGGGACTAATCCTCCACCACCACAATCATCATCATGATGATAACGGTATCATTCATATGAAGGCCCTAGACATTCAATGTGGAATCACTTGCAGAATGTTTTCCATCACAAAAACAAGCATGGGGAGtcataacaaatcaaaaagttgagAAGACATGGGGAGCGGCTATTACAAAAGTTGTGCCACACAGAAACTAGATTGGACATTTTCATAGACTTGTGGAAGGAATATTGAGACATGCGGAATTCAAAGAAGCCAAAGCCTTCTAGGCATGGTTTGGTTAAAGGGTCTCATAATAATGCACATGGACATAGGCTAAAGAAGCTTCATTGGTGGCAAGCCCTTCGACGAAGCTTCATTGGTTTGGGATTGTTCCTTTAATATAGATCCTATCAAATTTTCTCATCAGTTATATCTTCTGATTTGCTTCTATTTTCCTAGATATTTTGTCTTTGTTGAATGGCCGGCCGCCTGGTGATTCTCCCAATTTGGTTAATGTTGGCTTGGTGATTCTGGATTTTGTCTGTACATGGTGATCCAAGATATCCTTTATGATATTTAAAGATAAAAGCAATTTGGTACTATATGCTTCGTTGTACTATGCATTTGTTAAATATAATCTATTCATTTGTTTTGTATAATATAAATAATCATGTCTTTTtgttcattaaaaaattaattaatccaAAGTTACATGACATGCCTGCCACCAACATCAATATTATCGAGATttcttttttgttgacttttattttaaattctaatttGATAATTTCAATAGTTTTGTTACACCAGAGTTATATACTTGAAAAAATTGGTTATCTCTGCATAGCTTCTAGTTATGGCAGTTTATGTTGTATAAATTCGTTATGCATATGCTTCTTATTTTTGGAAGTGTATAGCTTGGTATAGAAGACATATTTTTACAGCTATAATGAAAAATTCTTCCTCTACTTCTTTCAACCACGGTTGGACATATGATGTGTTTGTTAGTTTCTACGGCGATGACACTCGTTACGGTTTCACAGGCAACCTTTACAATACCTTGCGCCGAAAGGGAATCAATACTTTCAAAGATGACATCAAACTAAAGAAAGGAGAAGAGATTTCAGCAGATCTTCTCCAAGCAATTGATGAGTCTAGGATAGCCATAATTGTTTTCTCAGAAAATTATGCATCCTCAACTTGGTGCCTTGACGAACTTGTGAAGATCATGGAGTGTAAGAAAGACAAAGGACAATTAGTCCGTCTAGTTTTCTACCATGTTGACCCTTCAAATGTAAGGCATCAGAGGGAAAGTTTTGGAAGGTCAATGGCTAAGCATGAAGAAAATCTCAAAATTAGTGAAGAAAAAGTATGTAAATGGAGAAGTGCACTCTCATCAGCTGCAAATTTATCAGGATGGCATTTCAAAAATGGGTATAAACACATATCTCTTGCCTTAGGTGCTAGATTTTCTTTCAAGTCATTCATCATAGATTGATATAGTTTTGGGTAAATTATATTACAATTTTTCTCCAATTATTTGGCCTGATTTCTTTCTCACGAATTTTGTAGGTATGAGTATgaattgattcaaaagatcacCGAAGAAGTATCGAATCAATTAAATCTAATTCCCTTACACATAGCTGATAATCCAGTTGGATTGAATTACAAAATTTCTCAAGTGTTATCACTTCTAAAAATCAAGtctaatgatgatgatgtttgcATGGTTGGAATTTGTGGAATTGGTGGCATTGGTAAAACAACACTAGCTAGAGCAGTATATAACTCAATTTCTAGAAAATTTGATAGTTCAAGTTTTCTTGTTGATGTAAGAGAAAATTCAATGAAACATGGTCTAGTACACTTGCAAGAGACCCTTTTGCTTCATTTGCTAGACGAAAATATCAAACTGGATGATGTGAGCAAAGGAATTCCAATATTAAAAAGACGGCTTCGTAACAAGAAGGTTCTTTTGATTCTCGACGATGTCGATAATCTTCAACAGTTAAGATCATTGGTtggaagaaatgattggtttggtTTTGGAAGTAGGATTATCATAACAACCAGAGATAAACATCTGTTAACTACCCAtggagttgaaaaagaaaaactataTGAAGTGAAAGAACTGAATGATCGGGAATCTCTTGAGCTTTTTAGTATGAGGGCTTTTAGAAAAAGTGTGCCTAATCCAAGTTATGTGGAGATAGCAAAAAGTGTAGTGCAATATGCAAAAGGTCATCCATTGGCTTTGAATGTGATAGGATCTGATTTATTCGGAAAAACAGTAGAAGAATGGAAGAGTGCGTTGAATAAATATGAAACAATCCCAAGCAAAGAGATTCTGAATGTCCTTAAAGTAAGCTATGACAATTTGGATGATAACGAAAAGGAAATTTTCCTTGACATTGCTTGTTTCTTCAAAGGATATCCGAAGGCGGATGTAGAAAATACACTAGATGCGAGTCGGTTTTATTCGAAATATGGCATTGGAGTACTTGTTGACAAATCACTTGTCACAATTGGTGAGTCCAATTCAGTGAAGATGCATGATCTTGTACAAGACCTTGGTAAAAACATTGCTAGAAACGAGTCGCCGTTTGATCCAAGCAAACGCCGAAGATTATGGCATCACGAGGATGTTTTTGAAGTCTTGACAGaaagcatggttagtttgaaGCTATATTATCTTTTAAAGCCTTTTTTTATTGGCCTTTTGAAATTTTACTAATATTGAAATTTGTCAAATTTTGTTATTTCCATGGTTGGTGGTTGAATTCAAAAAGGGAAGTGATACAATTGAAGGCATTGTGTTGGACATGCCTAACCTAAAACAAGAAATTCGGTTAAAAGCCAATACCTTCGATAATATGCGAAGGCTTAGAATCCTCATAGTTAGGAACGGACAAGTTTCTGGAGCACCTCAAAATCTTCCAAATAACTTGAGATTGCTTGAGTGGAACAAATATCCTTTAACATCTTTACCTGATAATTTTCATCCAAAGACACTTGTTGTACTCAATTTACCAAAGAGTCATATAAAAATGGATGAGCCATTCAAGGTATGTGTTCAATCCTTATTTATCTAGCTTTATGTCGTTACTTGTTAAGATCCCCGCGTGAGATCAGACCCACCTAATGACTTGCATATATTTGTTGTACAGAAGTTTGAGCACTTGACTTTTATGAACTTCAGTGATTGTGACTCTCTAACAAAACTACCGGATGTATCTGCAACCCCAAATCTAACAAGAATTCTTGTTAATAATTGTCGAAACTTGGTTGACATTCATGAATCTGTTGGAGATCTTGACAAACTAGTCACATTAAGCACCGAAGAATGCCCTAAACTCAAGAGTTTTCCGCGAGGCCTGAGATCAAAATATCTGGAATACCTTAATCTTAGAAAGTGTTCAAACATTCAAAGTTTCCCAGATGTATTGGCAGAAGtggaaaatatgaaaaatattgacaTCGGAGGGACGGGCATAAAAAAGTTTCCAAGTTCAATTGAAAACTTCAAAGGCCTTGAAGAATTAGTATTGACATCATGCGCAAATGTTGAAGATCTACCTAGCAACACAGATATGTTTCAAAGTATTGAAGAGCTGAATGTGGAAGGATGTCCTCAACTTCCAAAACTCCTATGGAAGTCATTGGAAAACAGGACTAATGATTGGCATCCAAAGTTAAGCAATCTGAGTCTAAAGAATTGTAATGTATCAGATGAAGATCTTGAGTTAATTCTCAAATGTTTTCTACAATTAAAGTGGTTGATCCTATCAGATAACAACTTCTTGACCATTCCTGATTGCATTGAAGACCTTTCTCATCTCTTGCTTCTTAACTTAGAAAACTGCAAGCATCTTAGAGATATTTCAGTGCTTCCACCATATTTGCAATATATAGATGCAAGGAAGTGTATGGCATTGACTCCTCAATCATCAGACGTATTATTGAGCCAGGTTATTCTTATTCCTTCTTTTCCTTTGTTGATACCGCTAGCAGTATTTAAACACAAGTTGTAATTTATAAACCTAAACTTGAATAATAGTAAGGCACTGTACTGTATCCACTCTGCAACCAAAGATACTGTAAAAATTGGCCGAACTCTTTGATAAAATCCTTTGTGTTCTCTGTTAGTGTTTTTTCGATTATGTTTTCTTTTAAATTGACTTTGTTTTTCTAACAGTCTTTTGCATTGGTATCTCGCTTGAGATACTAATAATGAACACTTCTATTACTAAGCAGGCATTTCAGGAAGTTGAGTACATAGACATAGTTGTTCCAAGGAAAAAAATTCCAAATTGGTTTGATCATTGTAATAAAGGAGAGTCTACCGCCTTTTGGATTCGTAAAAGCTTCCCTACAATCGCTCTGTTTTTTCTTTTAagtggtgatgatgatgaaagGAAAACAAATTATACATGTGAATTCTGCATACTAATAAATGGCATACAAGTATTCCAAGGAAGAAGCGAGTGGCCAGTTGATCATATATGGCTTTTTGATCTGCGAATTCACCTCACCGCGAGCGAGTGGCAAGGCTTCAATGAACAAATAAAATCTAGTTGGAATCATGTGGAGATTTCATGTTCAGTCATTAATGAGTCAAAAAATTTAACTATAAAATGCTGTGGAATTCATCTATACAAAGATAGAATGAATATTCACCATGTCTCCTTCATAAGTCCCGATCTTCAAAGCTCAAATATGGTCCGTGATAATGATAGTTTGGATATCTATGATGAAGTAAGCGATGATGTTGTTTTTACTTCAATATTtgctaaatattttaaaaagactATATTAGAGACCATGAGTGATCTTCAATCCAGCAAGAGGAACATGGAAGAGGAGTTGGAACTAGACAGTGACACTGACATTGACTGCCAGTACATGGAAGAGGAACACGATTCATCTTCCCTTAATCATCAAATCCTAGAAATGTTTGAACCTGTGTTTGCAGACAATGAAAAAGGTATAGTAGTACACTCTGTAGCACCAATACCTCTAAAAAAAGATGTGTTTGTGTCAGTGTCCGAAATTGGCACTGACACTTGTGatatgtttaatttattcattttttcaaattattaccggtGTCGATGTTTCACTGTCGATATCATGTATCCGGTGTCCTTGATTCATAGGTAGTACATAGTAATAACTTTTTAAGGTTGTCAAACTCTCCAGTTAACACTTAAACTCTGACAAGTTTATGCTTCTAGGACACAAAAATGAGTTTACGTACGAAATCTATAAGCTCTCCATTTTCTAGGGAGTTGACAAGTTTACAATTCTACATTTGTTTGTTCTTA is part of the Vicia villosa cultivar HV-30 ecotype Madison, WI linkage group LG2, Vvil1.0, whole genome shotgun sequence genome and encodes:
- the LOC131653297 gene encoding TMV resistance protein N-like, with product MKNSSSTSFNHGWTYDVFVSFYGDDTRYGFTGNLYNTLRRKGINTFKDDIKLKKGEEISADLLQAIDESRIAIIVFSENYASSTWCLDELVKIMECKKDKGQLVRLVFYHVDPSNVRHQRESFGRSMAKHEENLKISEEKVCKWRSALSSAANLSGWHFKNGYEYELIQKITEEVSNQLNLIPLHIADNPVGLNYKISQVLSLLKIKSNDDDVCMVGICGIGGIGKTTLARAVYNSISRKFDSSSFLVDVRENSMKHGLVHLQETLLLHLLDENIKLDDVSKGIPILKRRLRNKKVLLILDDVDNLQQLRSLVGRNDWFGFGSRIIITTRDKHLLTTHGVEKEKLYEVKELNDRESLELFSMRAFRKSVPNPSYVEIAKSVVQYAKGHPLALNVIGSDLFGKTVEEWKSALNKYETIPSKEILNVLKVSYDNLDDNEKEIFLDIACFFKGYPKADVENTLDASRFYSKYGIGVLVDKSLVTIGESNSVKMHDLVQDLGKNIARNESPFDPSKRRRLWHHEDVFEVLTESMGSDTIEGIVLDMPNLKQEIRLKANTFDNMRRLRILIVRNGQVSGAPQNLPNNLRLLEWNKYPLTSLPDNFHPKTLVVLNLPKSHIKMDEPFKKFEHLTFMNFSDCDSLTKLPDVSATPNLTRILVNNCRNLVDIHESVGDLDKLVTLSTEECPKLKSFPRGLRSKYLEYLNLRKCSNIQSFPDVLAEVENMKNIDIGGTGIKKFPSSIENFKGLEELVLTSCANVEDLPSNTDMFQSIEELNVEGCPQLPKLLWKSLENRTNDWHPKLSNLSLKNCNVSDEDLELILKCFLQLKWLILSDNNFLTIPDCIEDLSHLLLLNLENCKHLRDISVLPPYLQYIDARKCMALTPQSSDVLLSQAFQEVEYIDIVVPRKKIPNWFDHCNKGESTAFWIRKSFPTIALFFLLSGDDDERKTNYTCEFCILINGIQVFQGRSEWPVDHIWLFDLRIHLTASEWQGFNEQIKSSWNHVEISCSVINESKNLTIKCCGIHLYKDRMNIHHVSFISPDLQSSNMVRDNDSLDIYDEVSDDVVFTSIFAKYFKKTILETMSDLQSSKRNMEEELELDSDTDIDCQYMEEEHDSSSLNHQILEMFEPVFADNEKDANSSKILLDPSIETQEEPLVTSIHNKDPTLAQKEKLKEIEIFAPESTQESSTIASTSTDKGTQLVDKITFVEQIKVNSTKRKQLILNAESYIKIVESTINENNMEEFYASLEAEKASPIEVQSNNEIVGTRPSEETQKALQILQDLVSKKFSHLLHPGRSGLMKDILKYLLSLTPDEGFSLKSKSITLQLSHGFSQWSLDYNNANIKLESATTDLTKAEKMKDYLEDNVKDFREMDMVEKCLSNQLACLQEEKRELEEKMNAIKAEIADFTAQRDMVAKRKTELFQTGSVMKAERDDLRNQVPRLKAEKELANITQANIEEEWSKLGEQFIGSINFEELTLETSPK